Sequence from the candidate division WOR-3 bacterium genome:
CCATCTCGACTTCAAGCTGGACAAAGCTCATGATTCGAGTACAAATGTATTCTGAGGCAACGGGGCGTCCTCGAGTACATCCATATATGAGGCAACAGGCGTCCGTTGCGGGCCAGGCCTGACAGAACGTTCTGCACTGACCCTGCGCACCATACGCCGGAGCGCAAATCCTGGCATAGATATTATGCGCAGCCGCTCTGCGTCGAAGCTCCTGAATCCCAGCCCATAGCACTCCAGCTTGACCAGCTACTTGGCAATCACTATATATCTTATGCATGGTCTGCCGAATCTTGGTGCCAATTGCCGTAGCTGCGATACTTTGTCTTACCGGTTGCCGGCCCAAGGTCGAGCCAGTCAGCGCCGATTTCCGCAGACTATCTCTACAAGAGATGAAGTACGGCACGATTGAGCTTACACTTTCAAACCCCAATCACTTTCCGCTGGACATTGACTCGCTGTACTATGCACTTATCCTGGCCGCAGACACCGTTGCTTCGGGGCGACGTCCAATGCCGATCCACATCGGCGCTGCAGATAGTACTCGGGCCGATTTCCCGTTCGAACTCAAACTTGGGGTAACCGACATCATCAGCCAGCTCCCCCGCGTGCTGTCTGATACGGTCTGGCTCAGGCTCAACGGCCGTTACCGGCTCCCTGGACCAATTGGCCGGTACCGCCTGCCCTTCAGCTACATCCGTTCGGTGCCGCTTGCTGAGGAAGTACGGAAGCTTGTCGAGCGTATCAAAGGCGCTCTTGGCGACTAACCGCAGAGCACCGCGCCACCATTCACATTCAGAATCTCGCCGGTGACAAATGTAGCGAGGTCGGAACACAAAAACAGCACCGCACCAGCAAACTCATCGGGCCGACCGATGCGGCCTAGCGGTATTGTCTGAAGAACTGCCCGGCGTCTAGCCGGTCGGGTCATCGTTGACCTCGACATGTCGGTTGCGAACCACCCCGGCGCGATGCAGTTGACAAGAACTCCATACTGGGCAAGCTCCGGAGCAAGTGACTTCGTGAGGCTTATGACCGCACCTTTGGATGCCGCATAATGGGAGTGTAGCGGCTCGCCACGCTGGCCCGCGGTTGAAGACACCAGCACAATCCGACCGGAACGTTGACTTACCATTATCCGGGACGCTTCGCGGCAGCAATAGAACACGCCCCGGACGTTGGTACCGAGCATTTCCTCAATCTGCCGGTCCGTCATTCGGTCAATTGGTGCCTCCTTCCAGATGCCGGCGTTGGCAACAAGAATGTCCAGCCGGCCGAACCGCCGGACAACAAGCTCGAACATCCGCCGCACCTGGGCTGCAGAAGCAACGTCGGCCCGAACTGCGAAGGCCTGCGCGCCGTATTTCCGGCATGTTGCGGTAACCGCTGCGGCCGCGCGACGATTCTTCAGGAAATTGACCGCGACATCAGCGCCAGCCCGGGCCAAGGCGACTGCTGCAGCTCGGCCAAGCCCACGACTTGCACCGGTCACGAGCGCAACTTTGCCTGAGAGGTCAATCCCGACCATTGTCGCTAGAACCGCGTACCGCGGATACCGACCATCAGCCTCATATCTTACAGTCCGACCGCGGAGCGGTTGTGGCCTCAGGCGCACACGCACGCTCAAGAAAACTGTCCACCTCTGCTTCGGTGTTGTAGCAGTGCGGGGCGATACGGAGCAGGTTCTGGCGGAGGGCACAGACCATCTTCGCGCCTCGTAGCCAACCGTGAATGCGGGCGCTCTCAACCCCGGGCTTATGGCAGGTGATGATTCCGGCCGAGCGTTCGCGCTCCTTCGGAGTGATAACCTCAAACCCT
This genomic interval carries:
- a CDS encoding LEA type 2 family protein, with translation MVCRILVPIAVAAILCLTGCRPKVEPVSADFRRLSLQEMKYGTIELTLSNPNHFPLDIDSLYYALILAADTVASGRRPMPIHIGAADSTRADFPFELKLGVTDIISQLPRVLSDTVWLRLNGRYRLPGPIGRYRLPFSYIRSVPLAEEVRKLVERIKGALGD
- a CDS encoding glucose 1-dehydrogenase: MVGIDLSGKVALVTGASRGLGRAAAVALARAGADVAVNFLKNRRAAAAVTATCRKYGAQAFAVRADVASAAQVRRMFELVVRRFGRLDILVANAGIWKEAPIDRMTDRQIEEMLGTNVRGVFYCCREASRIMVSQRSGRIVLVSSTAGQRGEPLHSHYAASKGAVISLTKSLAPELAQYGVLVNCIAPGWFATDMSRSTMTRPARRRAVLQTIPLGRIGRPDEFAGAVLFLCSDLATFVTGEILNVNGGAVLCG